Proteins from a genomic interval of Rickettsia sp. Oklahoma-10:
- a CDS encoding Holliday junction ATP-dependent DNA helicase RuvA yields MKNFIQYLFFTILYIVVTIIVTYMVLAKTIPNDRQCHMMDRPLVIHYILAAIITALPTIVLIYSKSKKKKK; encoded by the coding sequence ATGAAAAATTTTATACAATATTTGTTTTTTACCATTCTATATATAGTAGTAACTATAATAGTTACGTATATGGTTTTAGCTAAAACGATTCCAAATGATAGGCAGTGTCATATGATGGATAGACCGCTTGTTATTCATTATATCTTAGCAGCAATTATTACAGCTTTACCGACTATAGTTTTAATATATAGTAAAAGTAAGAAAAAAAAGAAATAA
- the ruvA gene encoding Holliday junction branch migration protein RuvA, protein MIGKLSGKVDSQGDDYVIIDVNGVGYLVYASGKTLGKLAEGEFYKLFIETHVRQEHINLYGFLTLEEKNFFNLLQLVNGIGTRMALSILSNLTPADIQIAINNDDKNIFKAISGVGVKLAERIVLELKGKVTKISSSSAIIQDSFNIKNITPVISNEVIKALINLGFSRFEAQNTVQGIINQNPEISIDELIKTALKNRKSNFS, encoded by the coding sequence ATGATTGGTAAATTAAGTGGTAAAGTTGATTCCCAAGGTGATGATTATGTTATAATTGATGTAAACGGAGTAGGGTACTTAGTCTATGCTTCAGGTAAAACTTTAGGTAAACTTGCTGAAGGGGAGTTTTATAAACTATTTATCGAAACACATGTTAGACAGGAACATATTAATCTTTATGGTTTCCTGACTCTAGAAGAGAAAAATTTTTTTAATTTACTACAGTTAGTAAATGGTATAGGAACTAGAATGGCTTTATCTATTTTATCAAACCTAACTCCTGCGGATATCCAAATTGCTATAAATAATGACGATAAAAATATATTTAAAGCAATATCTGGAGTCGGAGTTAAACTTGCTGAACGTATAGTATTAGAACTGAAAGGTAAAGTAACAAAAATATCAAGCAGCTCGGCTATTATTCAAGATAGCTTCAATATTAAGAATATCACACCCGTCATAAGTAATGAAGTAATAAAGGCTCTGATAAATCTTGGTTTTTCTAGATTTGAGGCACAAAACACCGTTCAAGGAATTATTAATCAAAATCCTGAAATCTCTATTGATGAATTAATTAAAACAGCCCTAAAAAATCGAAAGTCTAATTTTAGTTAA
- the ruvB gene encoding Holliday junction branch migration DNA helicase RuvB has product MTHILSPEKSENDQELPIRPSYLQEFVGQQQIKENLSVFIKAAKSRNEHLDHTLFYGPPGLGKTTLAKIISNEIGVNFKSTSGPAILKAADLAAILTNLEKNDVLFIDEIHRLNTSVEEVLYPAMEDFELDIIIGEGPAARSVKINLPQFTLIGATTRLGLLSNPLRDRFGIPMRLNFYNNEELKIVLNRVSKLLDIDLTESGSEEIAKRSRGTPRIALRLLRRIRDFAVVDGKPVVDKEIADFGLNRLEVDHIGLDSNDYRYLKFIAANYKGGPVGIETIAAALSEQRDALEETIEPYLIQIGLLQRTPRGRVITIAAFEHLKMPVPNQSHNQFNIFNDNE; this is encoded by the coding sequence ATGACTCATATATTATCACCTGAAAAAAGTGAAAATGATCAAGAATTACCGATAAGACCGTCATATTTGCAAGAATTTGTCGGTCAGCAGCAAATTAAAGAAAATCTCTCGGTATTTATTAAAGCTGCAAAATCTCGCAATGAACATCTTGACCATACTTTATTTTATGGTCCACCTGGTCTTGGTAAGACTACACTTGCTAAGATTATCTCTAACGAAATTGGTGTTAATTTCAAATCTACTTCCGGTCCTGCTATACTTAAGGCAGCTGATCTTGCTGCTATTCTCACTAATCTTGAAAAGAATGATGTATTATTTATCGATGAAATCCACCGCTTAAATACTTCTGTTGAAGAGGTTTTATATCCTGCTATGGAAGATTTTGAGCTTGATATAATTATTGGTGAAGGACCTGCAGCAAGATCAGTGAAAATAAATTTACCACAATTTACTTTAATAGGAGCTACCACTAGGCTTGGACTGCTTAGTAATCCTTTGCGTGATAGGTTCGGTATTCCTATGAGGCTTAATTTTTATAATAATGAGGAGCTTAAGATAGTTTTAAACAGAGTGAGTAAATTACTCGATATTGATTTGACAGAATCTGGTTCTGAGGAAATAGCTAAAAGAAGTAGAGGAACGCCAAGAATTGCATTAAGATTGCTGCGTCGTATAAGAGATTTTGCAGTAGTTGACGGTAAACCGGTAGTAGATAAAGAAATAGCTGATTTTGGTTTAAATCGTTTGGAAGTTGATCATATAGGGCTTGATAGTAACGATTATCGTTATTTAAAATTCATAGCGGCTAATTATAAGGGCGGTCCCGTTGGCATTGAAACGATTGCAGCCGCCTTATCTGAACAGCGTGATGCACTTGAAGAAACTATAGAACCTTATCTTATACAGATAGGTTTACTGCAAAGAACGCCCAGAGGTAGGGTAATCACGATTGCCGCTTTTGAACATTTAAAAATGCCGGTGCCAAATCAATCGCATAATCAATTTAATATTTTTAACGATAATGAGTGA
- a CDS encoding ABC transporter ATP-binding protein, translating into MSDNNLNDSYTAVDVIKRLIKEHVKPYVSKIYFAIFCMAIAAICTAVIVHAVQPIIDKIFLTHDRKMLVIMPIVLTVTFFIKGIAEYYQNYLIKFVGQRVLNDLQMKMYEHLLFADISFIQKQSSGRLISRVTNDISLMRGAVSNLLIGCAKHFLTVVFLIGMMFKLEPVLSCIVFLVFPLAVYPVQKMGRKIRKISSQSQEELGHYTSKLDETFQSIKIIQSFVGEKIESNRASLIVNNILEFYKKTSKLDAMVSPIMEGLSGLAVGGMVWYGGNLVLEGKSTPGALFAFLASFAAAYRPFKSLVSLNVNLQEGIAAAKRVFNILDSEPLIKDREGAQEVDLYNSEITFEKLALSFESKIAIKYIDLKLEPHKMIAFVGRSGSGKTSISNLLVRFYDPNEGRILINNHDIKDIKLTSLRGQISLVTQDTHLFDTTVAENIAYAQAYTTREEIIRAAKYADAHEFIMHLPNGYDTMIGVQGITLSGGQRQRLSLARAFLKDAPILIWDEATSSLDQASEQKILESLKKLRQGKTTLIITHRLSSITDLDNIIVMKNGEICEHGTHRQLLKNKDEYYRLYNKELRENS; encoded by the coding sequence ATGAGTGATAATAATTTAAATGATAGTTACACAGCGGTTGACGTTATAAAAAGGTTGATAAAAGAGCATGTTAAACCTTATGTAAGTAAAATATATTTTGCCATATTTTGTATGGCTATTGCAGCAATTTGTACGGCTGTGATAGTTCATGCAGTCCAACCTATTATTGATAAGATTTTTTTAACGCATGATAGGAAAATGCTTGTAATAATGCCGATAGTGCTCACAGTTACTTTTTTTATAAAAGGGATTGCAGAATATTATCAGAATTATCTAATAAAATTTGTAGGGCAGAGGGTATTAAATGATTTGCAGATGAAAATGTATGAGCATTTATTATTTGCCGATATTTCTTTTATTCAAAAACAATCTTCGGGGCGTCTTATATCTCGTGTTACTAATGATATTTCTTTGATGCGTGGGGCTGTTTCTAATTTGCTTATTGGGTGTGCTAAACATTTCCTAACGGTAGTATTTCTGATAGGGATGATGTTTAAGTTAGAACCAGTATTATCTTGCATAGTTTTTCTTGTTTTTCCGCTTGCTGTTTATCCTGTACAAAAAATGGGAAGAAAAATACGTAAAATATCATCACAATCCCAAGAGGAGCTAGGACATTATACTTCTAAGCTTGATGAAACATTTCAGTCAATTAAGATTATACAATCTTTTGTTGGTGAAAAAATAGAAAGCAATAGAGCATCATTGATTGTTAATAATATTTTAGAGTTTTATAAGAAAACTTCTAAGTTAGATGCGATGGTTTCGCCAATTATGGAAGGGTTAAGCGGTCTTGCAGTCGGGGGGATGGTATGGTATGGAGGTAATTTAGTTCTTGAGGGAAAAAGTACGCCCGGTGCTCTTTTTGCTTTTTTGGCGTCTTTTGCAGCGGCTTATAGGCCGTTTAAAAGCTTAGTATCGTTAAATGTCAATTTGCAAGAAGGAATTGCAGCTGCTAAGAGAGTATTTAATATTTTAGATAGCGAGCCTCTTATTAAAGATCGTGAAGGTGCTCAAGAAGTAGATTTATATAATTCAGAAATTACTTTTGAAAAATTAGCTTTAAGTTTTGAGAGTAAAATAGCTATAAAATATATAGATTTAAAGCTAGAACCTCATAAAATGATTGCATTTGTCGGGCGTTCAGGTAGCGGTAAAACTTCGATTAGTAATTTATTAGTGCGTTTCTATGATCCAAATGAGGGAAGAATTTTAATTAATAATCATGATATTAAAGATATTAAGCTTACTTCACTTAGAGGTCAGATTTCCTTAGTGACTCAAGATACTCATTTATTTGATACAACAGTTGCCGAAAATATAGCATATGCTCAAGCTTATACTACGCGAGAAGAAATAATTAGAGCAGCAAAATATGCTGATGCTCATGAGTTTATTATGCATCTGCCGAACGGTTACGATACTATGATAGGAGTGCAGGGGATAACTCTATCAGGTGGTCAACGTCAGCGTTTATCGCTTGCTAGAGCTTTCCTAAAAGATGCACCTATTTTAATTTGGGATGAAGCAACGAGTAGCTTAGACCAAGCTTCCGAACAGAAAATTCTAGAATCTTTAAAGAAATTACGTCAAGGAAAAACTACTTTAATTATTACACATCGTTTAAGCAGTATTACCGATCTTGATAATATTATTGTAATGAAAAACGGTGAGATTTGTGAGCATGGTACTCACAGACAATTACTTAAGAATAAAGATGAGTATTATAGGTTATATAATAAAGAATTAAGAGAAAATAGTTGA
- a CDS encoding AmpG family muropeptide MFS transporter has protein sequence MLITKIFKDYQLFEIFILGIVSGMPLVIIFSTLSVWLKESGIDIAIITTFAVARLSYSLKVFWSPLVDNFKIPFLSRWGHRKSWLILCSSLMALVLMAISKENPEVSLTSLYFLTIVLGFLSSTFDIAVDALRIDKFDQATQGIAGATAVLGYRVGMLITGAGALYIAEITGNNWQLTFFVIAIIFAISVVFIITVDEKELVREKINITSITSWIYTVINPFKDFFTREFAITILLAVIFFKLGDAMLGAVASPFYIELGYTKGEIAIIAKLYGLIATLVGGFTGGIVMYRVGNFKGLIITGIAQSLTHFAFIWLNHQPPAFEALLIAITIENFAAAMGATALVGYIGNLCNKKYSATQYALLSSASSLCNNTVTIYAGKLVNILDWDFFFIFTIILALPALFILMYLNKKVKV, from the coding sequence ATGCTTATTACCAAGATTTTTAAAGATTATCAATTATTTGAAATATTTATTTTAGGGATAGTTAGTGGTATGCCGCTGGTTATAATTTTTTCTACTCTTTCTGTATGGTTAAAAGAATCTGGTATAGATATCGCTATTATTACTACTTTTGCGGTTGCAAGATTATCATATTCGTTAAAAGTATTTTGGTCACCGTTAGTCGATAATTTTAAAATACCTTTTTTAAGTAGGTGGGGGCATCGAAAAAGTTGGCTTATATTATGTAGCTCTTTAATGGCTTTAGTGTTAATGGCTATAAGCAAAGAAAACCCTGAAGTTTCTTTAACTTCTTTATATTTTTTAACTATAGTATTAGGCTTTTTATCTAGTACTTTCGATATTGCTGTTGATGCATTGCGTATAGATAAGTTTGATCAGGCAACGCAGGGCATAGCTGGTGCAACTGCTGTACTTGGTTATCGAGTCGGCATGCTTATTACAGGGGCGGGTGCTTTATATATTGCAGAAATAACTGGCAATAATTGGCAACTAACTTTCTTTGTTATAGCTATAATATTTGCTATTTCTGTTGTTTTTATAATAACAGTAGATGAAAAAGAATTAGTAAGAGAAAAAATTAATATTACTTCTATTACTTCATGGATTTATACAGTCATTAATCCTTTCAAAGATTTTTTCACAAGAGAATTTGCTATAACTATTTTACTTGCAGTAATATTTTTTAAATTAGGTGATGCTATGCTTGGAGCGGTTGCTTCACCATTTTATATAGAGCTTGGTTATACAAAAGGTGAAATAGCAATAATTGCTAAACTTTATGGGTTGATTGCGACCTTAGTCGGTGGTTTTACCGGTGGTATTGTAATGTATAGGGTAGGGAATTTTAAAGGTTTAATTATTACCGGTATTGCTCAAAGTTTAACGCATTTTGCATTTATTTGGCTTAATCACCAGCCTCCTGCTTTTGAAGCATTGTTAATTGCTATTACTATAGAGAATTTTGCTGCCGCTATGGGTGCTACTGCTTTAGTCGGATATATCGGTAATTTATGTAATAAGAAATATTCTGCAACGCAGTATGCTTTACTTAGTAGTGCAAGTAGTTTATGTAACAATACTGTCACTATTTATGCTGGTAAATTAGTAAATATCCTTGATTGGGATTTTTTTTTCATCTTTACTATAATTTTAGCCTTACCCGCTTTATTTATATTAATGTATCTTAATAAAAAAGTTAAAGTATAG
- a CDS encoding D-alanyl-D-alanine carboxypeptidase family protein yields MFSKFLLSYIFIATFFFTPISEAKKAVQNTYKPPVQTSLVIDAKSGKVLQAHNSQIRIYPASLTKLMTLYLMFEAIESGKFPLDKKLLVSVKASQMPPCKLGLKAGETITVREAINGLIIKSANDAAVTVAENMKGSEKAFAHLMNIKAKQLGMKNTYFKNASGWHDPLQQTTARDMAKLAMALKRDYPKYYPLFSKTSFIFRGNIINGHNRVTKNYQGAEGMKTGFHTPAGYNLVTTASRNGKSLIAVVTGGKSAVSRDQKMIRLLDQYFNIKPIATTKPSIKLASKHKATTKDKSKIIKKKNIRS; encoded by the coding sequence ATGTTTAGTAAATTTTTATTATCCTATATTTTTATTGCAACATTTTTCTTTACTCCAATAAGCGAAGCAAAGAAAGCTGTACAAAATACCTATAAACCGCCTGTTCAAACTAGTTTAGTAATTGATGCAAAAAGTGGTAAAGTGCTGCAGGCTCATAATTCACAAATTCGGATTTATCCTGCTTCTTTAACTAAGCTAATGACTCTATACTTGATGTTTGAAGCAATTGAATCCGGTAAGTTTCCTTTAGATAAAAAATTACTTGTATCAGTAAAAGCTTCACAAATGCCGCCTTGTAAGCTTGGTTTAAAAGCAGGGGAAACTATAACCGTTCGAGAGGCAATTAATGGGTTAATAATAAAATCAGCTAATGATGCTGCTGTAACTGTGGCTGAGAATATGAAGGGTTCTGAGAAAGCTTTTGCTCACTTAATGAATATTAAAGCTAAACAGCTTGGTATGAAAAATACCTATTTTAAAAATGCTTCAGGTTGGCATGACCCATTACAGCAAACTACCGCAAGAGATATGGCTAAACTTGCTATGGCCCTGAAGAGAGATTATCCTAAATATTACCCATTATTTTCTAAAACCAGCTTCATATTTCGTGGGAACATAATAAACGGACACAATAGAGTTACTAAAAATTATCAAGGTGCGGAAGGTATGAAAACAGGCTTTCATACACCTGCAGGTTATAATTTAGTAACTACTGCTTCTAGAAACGGTAAATCATTGATTGCAGTTGTTACAGGTGGCAAAAGTGCTGTATCTCGTGATCAAAAAATGATTAGATTATTGGATCAGTATTTTAATATTAAGCCTATAGCCACTACTAAGCCTTCAATCAAGCTTGCTTCTAAGCATAAAGCTACTACAAAAGATAAATCAAAAATAATAAAGAAAAAGAATATACGTAGTTGA
- a CDS encoding septal ring lytic transglycosylase RlpA family protein, whose protein sequence is MIQHHKLSLLILLIFCFSLSGCNTSKKLPYSCKYSYKELSKDDPYNLTYKGHYKVGKNYKINGKTYKPHNPKSFTETGYASWYGGYKDGFHGKKTANGDSFNRNLLTAAHKTLPLPCLVKVTNKANNKSVILMVNDRGPFKKNRIIDVSQKAAEILAFKNQGITKVKIEYLPDETEQFLKNINLKKIQSKSVAKSSQKSSSTKLAKNGKCSINCHIKLVNLKYKLAVSP, encoded by the coding sequence ATGATACAACACCATAAACTTAGTTTATTAATTTTATTAATTTTTTGTTTTAGTCTAAGTGGTTGTAATACCTCAAAAAAATTACCTTATTCCTGCAAATATTCATACAAAGAATTATCAAAAGATGATCCTTATAATTTAACTTATAAAGGGCATTATAAAGTTGGTAAAAATTATAAAATAAATGGGAAAACTTATAAACCTCACAATCCTAAATCTTTTACTGAAACAGGCTATGCATCATGGTATGGTGGGTATAAAGACGGTTTCCACGGTAAGAAAACAGCTAACGGCGATAGCTTTAATAGAAACTTATTAACTGCTGCACATAAAACTCTTCCACTTCCCTGTTTAGTCAAAGTTACCAACAAAGCTAATAATAAATCAGTAATTTTAATGGTTAATGATAGAGGCCCTTTTAAGAAAAATCGTATAATAGATGTTTCTCAAAAAGCAGCTGAAATTTTAGCATTTAAAAATCAAGGTATTACTAAAGTAAAAATAGAATATTTACCTGATGAAACCGAACAATTTCTAAAAAATATTAATTTAAAAAAAATACAAAGTAAAAGTGTAGCTAAAAGCTCTCAAAAATCTTCATCTACTAAATTAGCAAAAAATGGTAAATGTAGTATTAACTGTCATATAAAACTTGTGAATTTAAAATATAAGCTGGCAGTAAGTCCCTAG
- a CDS encoding BON domain-containing protein, translating into MYKLPLEGGYASSLLRVLIFIALSFNLSACLPTIFTVATTTGIVASKDQPMSETLNDARISASIKADLVKNNFRDLGAKIKVEVSQGRVLLTGNIQKEPDALKAVKIAWNQNGVKEVINELKVNKNSNHFDLAQYTKDSMITTQIKAKNLIRKDIKFANYTILTIDNIVYLFGVARSKEELEKLASIASKIKGVEKVVCYTKIMDNFNKYDDDTTP; encoded by the coding sequence ATGTACAAATTACCTTTAGAAGGAGGTTATGCAAGCAGTTTATTAAGGGTTTTAATTTTTATAGCTCTCTCTTTTAATTTATCTGCTTGTTTACCTACCATATTTACCGTAGCAACCACTACCGGTATTGTTGCCTCAAAAGATCAACCAATGTCTGAAACATTAAATGATGCAAGGATTTCTGCGAGTATTAAAGCTGATTTAGTAAAAAATAATTTTAGAGATTTAGGAGCTAAAATAAAAGTCGAAGTATCACAAGGAAGAGTATTATTAACAGGAAATATTCAAAAAGAACCAGATGCATTAAAAGCCGTAAAAATTGCTTGGAATCAAAACGGCGTCAAAGAAGTTATTAATGAATTAAAAGTAAATAAAAACAGTAATCATTTTGACTTAGCCCAATATACTAAAGATAGTATGATAACCACACAAATTAAAGCTAAAAATTTAATCAGAAAAGACATTAAATTTGCTAATTATACTATTCTAACTATAGATAATATTGTTTATTTATTTGGAGTTGCACGATCAAAAGAAGAGCTAGAAAAACTCGCTTCTATTGCATCAAAAATAAAAGGGGTTGAAAAAGTTGTGTGTTACACTAAAATAATGGATAACTTTAATAAGTATGATGATGATACAACACCATAA
- a CDS encoding septation protein A — translation MLKLSSEIGPVIAFFAGFFYGGGIQNATLYMLITAIVCVTICYFVDKKVSKLSIISVSVLLVSGSITLISGDSMYIKIKPTILYVIFGIIFLMSGIRKNPFIKYALESIVRLKEESWITLSYRAAAFFFFMAVVNEIVWRNFSDETWVKFKVFGVIPITFIFILLQLPLLLKNKLPDSKI, via the coding sequence ATGTTAAAACTTTCATCAGAAATTGGTCCGGTAATAGCATTTTTTGCAGGTTTTTTTTATGGAGGCGGTATACAAAACGCTACTCTTTATATGCTTATTACAGCCATTGTTTGCGTCACTATTTGTTATTTTGTAGATAAAAAAGTATCAAAACTTTCTATTATCTCTGTATCGGTTTTATTAGTTTCAGGGAGTATAACTTTAATTAGCGGCGATTCGATGTATATAAAAATCAAACCTACTATATTATATGTTATCTTTGGAATAATATTTCTCATGAGCGGTATAAGGAAAAATCCTTTTATTAAATATGCTTTAGAGAGCATAGTACGTCTTAAAGAGGAAAGTTGGATAACTTTAAGCTATAGGGCAGCAGCTTTTTTCTTTTTTATGGCTGTAGTTAATGAAATAGTTTGGCGTAATTTCTCAGATGAAACATGGGTCAAATTCAAAGTATTCGGAGTAATACCTATTACCTTTATATTTATTTTACTGCAATTACCGCTTTTATTAAAAAATAAATTACCGGATAGTAAGATATGA
- a CDS encoding FTR1 family protein, with the protein MFKIALVVFRECLEISLLLGVILAVTKQIEKSRLYIIAGVMLGVVFASIFAFFTRKLSLSFGGIGDELFNSGIMILITILISWTIIWMQGYGVKVKQHINDLSVKIHEGNASYFMLVFLVATTILRESAEIIILVYSISSVETISSSIYLQGVIIGATSGFLLGIVIYFGLIKIANQKYIFKISTILLMLIAGGFAASAAGILTSSGLIMFLSDQLWDSSWLVADRSMVGKILHIVTGYIARPNGLQVLAYFTTILLINIFIQIKLRYSKNTSILLQK; encoded by the coding sequence ATGTTTAAAATTGCTTTAGTAGTGTTTCGTGAATGTTTAGAAATATCGTTATTACTTGGTGTAATACTCGCTGTAACAAAACAAATAGAAAAATCTCGTCTTTATATTATTGCCGGAGTAATGCTTGGAGTAGTCTTTGCTTCAATTTTTGCATTTTTTACACGTAAATTATCTTTATCTTTTGGTGGCATAGGAGACGAGTTATTCAATTCCGGAATTATGATACTAATAACAATTTTGATTAGCTGGACCATAATATGGATGCAAGGTTACGGTGTAAAAGTAAAACAACATATAAACGACTTATCAGTAAAAATTCATGAAGGTAATGCTAGTTATTTCATGTTGGTTTTTTTAGTTGCTACTACTATATTACGAGAAAGTGCAGAAATTATTATTTTAGTATACAGCATATCTTCAGTTGAAACAATATCAAGCAGTATTTACTTACAAGGAGTAATTATAGGTGCTACAAGTGGTTTCTTACTTGGCATAGTAATATATTTTGGTTTAATTAAGATTGCTAATCAAAAATATATTTTTAAAATTTCTACCATATTATTGATGCTAATAGCAGGGGGATTTGCAGCAAGTGCAGCAGGTATTCTAACTTCTTCCGGTCTAATTATGTTTTTATCCGATCAACTTTGGGATAGTTCATGGTTAGTAGCGGATAGAAGTATGGTAGGCAAAATCTTACATATTGTTACTGGTTATATTGCAAGACCTAACGGACTGCAAGTACTTGCTTATTTTACTACTATATTATTAATAAATATTTTCATACAAATAAAATTAAGGTATTCCAAAAATACCTCAATTTTATTACAAAAATGA
- a CDS encoding cupredoxin domain-containing protein, which produces MEIIKKNKNTIIIVGVILLATIIYISIKSANNKINDNILEVKIAIKDHKFVPNIVEVPKSTKIKLIVHNEDDTIEEFESHDLHREKIVMPNESINIILAPLNPGKYEFFGDFHQDQGCIIVND; this is translated from the coding sequence ATGGAAATTATTAAAAAAAACAAAAATACTATTATAATAGTAGGTGTAATATTGCTAGCAACAATCATTTATATCTCTATAAAGAGTGCGAACAATAAAATAAATGATAATATATTAGAAGTAAAGATAGCTATAAAAGATCATAAATTTGTTCCGAATATAGTTGAAGTACCAAAATCTACCAAGATAAAGTTAATTGTTCATAATGAAGATGATACGATAGAAGAATTTGAAAGTCATGATTTGCATCGTGAAAAAATAGTTATGCCAAATGAATCAATAAATATTATACTTGCACCACTTAATCCTGGAAAATATGAATTTTTTGGAGATTTTCATCAAGATCAGGGTTGTATAATTGTTAATGATTAG
- a CDS encoding FKBP-type peptidyl-prolyl cis-trans isomerase, whose product MQKFLSLIIVILILYNIVKLKISPDNDNPITIEQSASNNTFTNENQTSINNEPPISLNGNLFERTVSKIVINALKTEEGKAFFENILQPLNGPINPNDYTIEVRKDLVKTLFKINTLGSGNIGPASCGHVVTVFYQILDINNNLISEDTRTFTLGSAPIMLGLDNVIIGMMVGEAREAIIPAKYAINNSNNIIFDNAYNYKVNIILKSILPQNFVKSNAVKIYDDEIAYRVPLLCGEKVSFNAKITRLSNGKILYDSKAKGQKIDMQIGDITYPLIFSYALQGKVPVGTRSVIAEGKTFKALGSNINKIISHESLPINEYLLLELNDFKQN is encoded by the coding sequence ATGCAAAAATTTTTATCTTTAATAATTGTAATTCTAATACTATACAACATAGTAAAATTAAAAATATCTCCAGACAACGATAATCCTATAACTATAGAGCAATCGGCTTCAAATAATACATTTACCAATGAAAACCAAACTAGTATAAATAATGAACCCCCTATTTCATTAAACGGCAATTTATTTGAACGTACGGTTTCAAAAATAGTAATAAATGCTCTTAAAACCGAAGAAGGGAAAGCATTCTTTGAAAATATTTTACAGCCATTAAATGGACCTATCAATCCTAATGATTACACTATTGAAGTACGTAAGGATTTAGTAAAAACGCTGTTTAAAATTAATACTCTTGGTAGCGGCAATATCGGTCCCGCTTCTTGTGGACATGTAGTTACCGTATTTTATCAAATATTGGATATCAATAATAATTTAATATCGGAAGATACTAGAACTTTTACTTTAGGCTCTGCTCCTATAATGCTTGGCTTAGATAATGTAATAATAGGTATGATGGTAGGAGAAGCACGCGAAGCAATTATTCCGGCAAAATACGCCATTAATAATAGTAATAATATTATCTTCGATAATGCTTATAATTATAAAGTTAATATAATATTAAAATCTATATTACCACAAAATTTTGTTAAAAGTAATGCAGTCAAAATTTATGACGATGAGATAGCTTATCGTGTTCCTTTATTATGTGGTGAAAAAGTAAGTTTTAATGCTAAAATTACTCGCTTATCAAACGGTAAAATATTATATGACTCAAAAGCAAAAGGACAAAAAATAGATATGCAAATCGGCGATATTACATATCCTTTAATTTTTTCTTATGCCTTACAGGGTAAAGTACCGGTTGGAACACGCAGTGTTATTGCTGAAGGCAAAACTTTTAAAGCCTTAGGTTCTAATATAAATAAAATTATTTCTCATGAATCATTACCGATAAATGAATATCTTTTACTTGAACTTAATGATTTTAAACAAAATTAA